From the Clostridiales bacterium FE2011 genome, one window contains:
- a CDS encoding extracellular solute-binding protein, whose product MLCSLFPITAVGETNEEKILHIGIGREGCEYNFAVEKLFLEQNPDWTIVYHLLDPEQLSVQMLSGMSGLDLLIVSYQEMLYLAYQDALVDLEEEHIFDYWPETLLPMRKLHEINNHVYALPHTAEYFQWIWNQDVANLLQCSKPEEPYTWDEFATLLADPQYDLDNDGNRELGLIIGSSHEQLNGAFIPDMIELYISSCAEPLGGFQTDLFKCLIDSFIAFWSSETVMSYNQIPLLGDDMGTLITCFSPLTDIIWQAEVEETNASYLLPPVIDKENPRYLAFYQVWCMPKTDQIKEETKQFLQLLVSDIGQAAYTDPQTCFAKEWPAEIIMDPNMLSTFDHFSPNEMGELTWEVTLENTNHYLTIASPVFYNGNVRLQTIENIQKFHQYLCPYLSNTTELWKVFYSNIGYYKDGQMSFDELAEKLNTIWDMMINE is encoded by the coding sequence GTGCTTTGTTCACTCTTTCCTATTACAGCTGTGGGAGAAACCAATGAGGAGAAAATTCTTCACATAGGAATAGGACGTGAAGGGTGTGAATACAATTTTGCTGTGGAAAAACTGTTTTTGGAGCAGAATCCAGATTGGACTATTGTTTATCATCTTTTGGATCCAGAACAACTTTCTGTACAAATGTTGTCCGGTATGAGTGGACTTGATCTGTTAATTGTTTCTTATCAGGAAATGCTTTATCTGGCTTATCAGGATGCATTGGTAGATCTTGAGGAAGAGCATATTTTTGATTATTGGCCGGAAACCCTTTTACCTATGCGCAAGCTTCATGAGATAAATAATCATGTTTATGCTTTGCCACATACTGCTGAGTATTTTCAATGGATATGGAATCAGGATGTTGCTAATTTGCTTCAATGTAGTAAACCTGAAGAGCCCTATACTTGGGACGAATTTGCTACGCTTCTGGCAGATCCTCAGTATGATTTAGATAATGATGGTAATCGGGAGCTTGGCCTGATTATAGGTTCATCGCATGAACAGTTGAATGGTGCATTCATACCGGACATGATAGAATTATATATTTCATCGTGCGCAGAGCCACTTGGTGGATTTCAGACAGATTTGTTTAAATGCTTGATAGACAGTTTTATTGCTTTCTGGTCGAGTGAAACGGTTATGTCTTATAATCAGATTCCACTTCTTGGGGATGATATGGGCACATTGATTACTTGCTTTTCTCCCTTGACGGATATTATTTGGCAGGCAGAGGTTGAAGAAACAAATGCTTCCTATTTACTACCTCCGGTAATCGATAAAGAAAACCCAAGATATCTAGCATTTTATCAGGTGTGGTGTATGCCCAAAACAGATCAGATTAAAGAGGAAACAAAGCAATTTCTTCAGCTCCTTGTATCTGACATAGGACAAGCAGCATATACAGATCCTCAAACATGCTTTGCTAAAGAGTGGCCTGCCGAAATTATTATGGATCCAAATATGTTATCTACTTTCGATCATTTTTCTCCCAATGAGATGGGTGAATTAACATGGGAAGTTACTTTGGAGAATACAAATCACTACTTAACGATAGCATCGCCGGTATTCTATAATGGGAATGTTCGTTTGCAAACAATAGAAAACATACAGAAATTCCATCAATATTTATGTCCATATCTAAGCAATACTACTGAATTGTGGAAGGTTTTTTACAGCAATATCGGATATTATAAGGATGGACAAATGTCTTTCGATGAATTAGCAGAGAAATTGAATACGATCTGGGATATGATGATTAATGAATAG
- a CDS encoding sugar ABC transporter permease, with product MMLPALGGFIAFYILPFEYIFRSAFWQTSFNHSFAGALNFLQVIQGRYFSIASINMISIMFEMVFSVFILVIPISVFIRENRDFSWLHIILLLMVFVPSAALGNTWLIIPQISYTNHLALLAMATWKSLGIPASIMLVGFAALDPHQEEAAQMDGATFVQRYYWVVFPQMGPSLLFMLVYILIQSQRLYRESYILFGDYPTTDVYLLQHYLNHHFQKHNYPLLSAATLIELAFVLVLIFAMSVIWRKMKR from the coding sequence ATGATGTTGCCAGCTTTGGGTGGCTTTATAGCTTTTTATATTCTGCCATTTGAATATATTTTTCGATCAGCATTTTGGCAAACTTCTTTTAATCATTCTTTTGCAGGAGCACTGAATTTTCTTCAGGTGATACAAGGACGCTATTTTAGCATAGCTAGTATAAACATGATATCTATTATGTTTGAAATGGTTTTTTCGGTTTTTATATTGGTTATACCGATATCTGTATTTATTCGGGAAAATAGAGATTTTTCATGGTTGCATATCATATTGCTTCTTATGGTTTTTGTTCCATCCGCGGCGTTGGGAAATACATGGCTAATTATTCCACAAATATCTTATACCAATCATTTAGCATTATTAGCAATGGCGACCTGGAAATCACTTGGAATTCCGGCTTCCATAATGCTAGTTGGCTTTGCAGCATTAGATCCTCATCAAGAGGAGGCGGCACAAATGGATGGAGCTACATTTGTCCAGCGATATTATTGGGTGGTTTTTCCGCAGATGGGTCCGTCGTTGCTTTTTATGTTGGTGTATATTCTAATACAAAGTCAGAGATTGTATAGAGAATCATATATACTTTTTGGCGATTATCCAACAACTGATGTCTATCTACTACAACATTATTTGAATCATCATTTTCAGAAACATAATTATCCACTTTTATCTGCTGCGACTTTGATAGAATTAGCCTTTGTTCTCGTATTGATTTTTGCCATGTCTGTGATATGGAGGAAAATGAAGAGATGA
- a CDS encoding carbohydrate ABC transporter permease, producing MKKCIVEWIKSLIAVLIGLSLMLPVWETVILSFVRDQELSNINISGFLWIPPVLSLTQYYTLLVDNSKYLQSFWNSFFLSSCITILQAIMAIPASYVLSKIQFRGRRVIRWIFLLALVLPQQVLLVPVYILCRTIGIYNNWLSLLFPMMFSPLGVCLLMFAFHMFPDELMEAARIETGNIWTIMWHIIVPCLKPFIFVLLLISFTESWNMIEQPLILLSDKTKYPLSLLLSGAKDNGGVPVWSGAVLFMIPAILAYWLSHEDINMMMEASSVK from the coding sequence ATGAAAAAATGTATTGTTGAGTGGATAAAGTCCTTGATTGCAGTGCTGATTGGATTGTCTCTTATGCTGCCAGTCTGGGAAACCGTAATTTTATCATTTGTTAGGGATCAGGAATTGTCTAATATAAATATATCTGGTTTTCTATGGATCCCGCCAGTATTATCATTAACTCAATATTATACTCTGTTGGTTGATAACTCAAAGTATTTACAATCTTTTTGGAATTCTTTCTTCTTATCTTCTTGTATAACTATATTACAGGCGATAATGGCAATACCTGCTAGTTATGTGCTTTCCAAAATACAGTTTCGGGGAAGACGGGTTATACGGTGGATATTCCTTCTGGCACTAGTTTTACCTCAGCAAGTACTGCTTGTGCCTGTGTATATTTTATGTAGAACAATCGGAATATATAATAATTGGTTAAGCCTTTTGTTTCCAATGATGTTTTCTCCGCTTGGTGTATGTTTATTGATGTTTGCATTTCATATGTTTCCTGATGAACTGATGGAGGCAGCACGTATAGAAACAGGAAATATATGGACTATTATGTGGCATATAATTGTTCCTTGTCTGAAACCGTTTATATTTGTTTTGCTACTGATTTCTTTTACTGAAAGTTGGAACATGATTGAACAGCCGTTAATCTTACTATCAGATAAAACAAAATACCCTCTTTCTCTTCTGCTCAGTGGAGCTAAGGATAATGGTGGGGTTCCGGTGTGGTCAGGTGCAGTATTGTTTATGATTCCAGCCATTTTAGCATATTGGTTATCGCATGAAGATATTAATATGATGATGGAGGCTTCATCTGTCAAATGA
- a CDS encoding PBSX family phage terminase large subunit, with protein MSFHFQPFSRKQSQLLNWWRPGSGVEDRRIVLADGAIRSGKTVAMILSFLLWSLTCFSGKDFIMAGVTSGALVRNVLGPMLSMLETLGIAYEWKRGEARVIIGKNSYYLFGADKDNAQDKLQGMTAAGAYADEAALFPRSFIDQMIGRCSVEGSRIFLNCNPNGAWHYIKTDFIDRAEELGLYRLHFTMDDNLTLSPEIRQSYARSFTGVFYRQYILGEWVSAEGAVYPMWDDRENTFIEGERDPEALPFRDMRRFCAVDYGTVNPCVFLDVRDDGKTFWIMKEYYWNSTSKRRQKTDAEYANDLAEFLGNDRNTQIIVDPSAASFKAELRNRGFRVLDAKNDVREGIATTAVCISNRRIRVERNRCPALLGEVHSYVWDEKARMKGEERPVKVHDHAMDAVRYLCHTKASRFRR; from the coding sequence TTGAGCTTTCATTTTCAGCCCTTCTCCCGCAAGCAGAGCCAGCTGCTGAACTGGTGGCGGCCGGGTTCCGGCGTGGAAGACCGGCGCATCGTATTGGCGGATGGCGCCATCCGCAGCGGCAAAACCGTAGCCATGATCCTGTCCTTCCTGCTCTGGAGCCTGACCTGCTTCAGCGGGAAGGACTTTATCATGGCCGGGGTCACCTCCGGAGCGCTGGTGCGCAATGTGTTAGGACCGATGCTTTCCATGCTGGAGACCCTCGGCATCGCGTATGAATGGAAGCGCGGGGAAGCACGGGTGATCATCGGGAAGAACAGCTATTATCTCTTCGGCGCGGATAAGGATAACGCCCAGGATAAGCTGCAGGGTATGACGGCCGCCGGCGCCTACGCGGATGAGGCGGCCCTGTTTCCCCGCTCCTTTATCGACCAGATGATCGGCCGCTGCTCCGTGGAGGGCAGCCGGATCTTCCTGAACTGCAATCCCAACGGCGCCTGGCACTATATCAAGACAGACTTTATCGACCGGGCGGAGGAACTGGGCCTGTACCGGCTGCACTTCACCATGGACGATAACCTGACCCTGTCTCCGGAAATCCGGCAGAGCTATGCCCGGAGCTTTACCGGGGTTTTTTACCGCCAGTATATCCTGGGTGAATGGGTCAGCGCGGAGGGCGCGGTCTATCCCATGTGGGATGACAGGGAGAATACCTTTATCGAAGGAGAACGGGATCCGGAGGCGCTGCCATTCCGGGATATGCGCCGCTTCTGCGCGGTGGACTACGGCACGGTGAATCCCTGCGTTTTCCTGGATGTGCGGGATGACGGGAAAACCTTCTGGATCATGAAGGAATATTACTGGAATTCCACCTCCAAACGCCGCCAGAAAACAGACGCGGAATACGCCAATGACCTGGCGGAGTTCCTGGGGAATGACCGGAACACGCAGATCATTGTGGATCCCAGCGCGGCCAGTTTCAAGGCGGAACTCCGGAACCGGGGCTTCCGGGTGCTGGACGCGAAGAACGACGTCCGGGAAGGCATCGCCACCACGGCGGTATGCATCAGCAACCGGCGGATCCGGGTGGAGCGGAACCGGTGTCCGGCCCTGCTGGGGGAGGTTCACAGCTATGTGTGGGATGAGAAGGCCAGGATGAAAGGGGAGGAGCGGCCGGTGAAGGTGCATGATCACGCGATGGACGCGGTGAGATACTTATGTCACACGAAAGCGTCCCGTTTTCGCAGGTAA
- a CDS encoding GTPase: MIRRFVPVYLITGFIESGKTTLGLTVLGNERFTNGGRVLILCCEEGETEWDDDSLDKYKGVLVNLDNKDELTTAKLADLDREIEPTCVIMEYNTMWGLEKLDEITLPRLWDWAQVVTTADATTFDNYMNNMRKLLTDPMKTADMIYVNRCGENFNKSSWRRQLRAMNSAATIMFENLDGTVDDGITDEDLPYDMKADVIQISEEQFGLFYVDSMEHPERYDGKVVSLVGQAWKRREFPKGFYYFAREAMTCCANDVAPCGWVCKGERTPDNKTYFTLTARCKMVQGPDGQTALMLNELKCERAKTPREPMVNFVNL, from the coding sequence ATGATCAGGAGATTTGTTCCGGTTTATCTGATCACCGGTTTCATTGAAAGCGGCAAGACCACCCTGGGCCTGACGGTCCTGGGCAACGAACGCTTTACCAACGGCGGCCGGGTGCTGATCCTGTGCTGCGAGGAAGGCGAAACCGAGTGGGACGATGACAGCCTTGACAAGTACAAGGGTGTGCTGGTGAACCTGGATAACAAGGACGAGCTGACCACAGCGAAACTCGCGGACCTGGACCGGGAGATTGAGCCGACCTGCGTCATCATGGAGTACAACACCATGTGGGGCCTGGAAAAGCTGGATGAGATCACGCTGCCCCGCCTGTGGGACTGGGCACAGGTGGTCACCACGGCTGACGCCACCACCTTTGATAACTACATGAACAACATGCGCAAGCTCCTCACCGACCCGATGAAGACCGCGGACATGATCTATGTCAACCGCTGCGGTGAGAACTTCAACAAGAGCTCCTGGCGCCGGCAGCTGCGCGCCATGAACAGCGCCGCCACGATCATGTTTGAAAACCTGGACGGCACGGTGGACGACGGCATCACGGACGAAGACCTGCCCTACGACATGAAGGCGGACGTGATCCAGATTTCCGAGGAGCAGTTCGGCCTGTTCTATGTGGACAGCATGGAGCATCCGGAGCGCTATGACGGCAAGGTGGTTTCCCTTGTGGGCCAGGCCTGGAAGCGCCGGGAATTCCCCAAGGGCTTCTACTACTTCGCCCGGGAGGCCATGACCTGCTGCGCCAACGACGTGGCGCCCTGCGGCTGGGTCTGCAAGGGAGAGCGCACCCCGGACAACAAGACCTACTTCACCCTGACCGCCCGCTGCAAGATGGTGCAGGGACCGGACGGACAGACCGCCCTGATGCTGAACGAGCTGAAGTGCGAGCGGGCCAAGACGCCCCGGGAGCCGATGGTCAATTTCGTCAATCTCTGA
- a CDS encoding GTP-binding protein, whose translation MVKVNVISGFLGAGKTTLIKKLLTGRLRNEKVVLLENEYGEIGIDGGFMKDAGITVTELNAGCICCTLAGDFQAAVDQLIDTYHPDRILVEPTGVGKLSEILSAVEKAKERHSDIETGGSATVVDAGKCRMYMKNFGEFFLDQVKSASTVIFSRTQLLDAARVEKSRQLIAEAHPDARIITTPWDDMEPDFMLDVIENGKPIWFAPLDDDDDDDDEDEDEHEHHHHHHHDHDDDEDEHEHHHHHHDDDDDDDDEHEHHHHHHDHDDDDDDDDHDHEHHHHEHGEGCTCGCHDHDHHHHHHHHGEGHDADEVFGNIGLETAQRYEQEEIRSILEKLSDEEEYGKVLRAKGILQNAAGSWFQFDYVPGEIDMRDGSADYTGRLCVIGADLNEKALTELFHL comes from the coding sequence ATGGTCAAAGTAAACGTTATCTCCGGTTTCCTGGGAGCCGGTAAAACGACGCTGATTAAAAAACTGCTGACCGGCCGCCTCCGGAATGAGAAGGTCGTGCTGCTGGAAAATGAATACGGCGAGATCGGTATTGACGGCGGTTTCATGAAGGACGCCGGCATCACCGTGACTGAGCTGAACGCGGGCTGCATCTGCTGCACCCTGGCCGGAGACTTCCAGGCCGCGGTGGACCAGCTGATCGACACCTATCATCCGGACCGCATCCTGGTGGAGCCCACCGGCGTAGGCAAGCTGAGCGAAATCCTGTCCGCTGTCGAAAAGGCCAAGGAGCGCCATTCCGACATCGAGACCGGCGGCAGCGCCACCGTCGTGGACGCCGGCAAGTGCCGGATGTATATGAAGAACTTCGGTGAATTCTTCCTGGACCAGGTGAAGAGCGCCTCCACGGTGATCTTCAGCCGCACCCAGCTGCTGGACGCCGCCCGGGTGGAAAAGAGCCGCCAGCTGATCGCCGAAGCGCACCCCGACGCCCGGATCATCACCACCCCCTGGGATGATATGGAACCTGACTTCATGCTGGACGTGATCGAGAACGGCAAGCCCATCTGGTTCGCCCCGCTGGATGATGACGATGATGACGACGATGAGGATGAGGATGAACATGAGCATCATCACCATCACCACCATGATCATGACGACGATGAGGATGAGCATGAGCATCATCACCACCATCACGACGATGATGATGACGATGACGACGAACACGAGCATCACCATCATCACCACGATCATGATGACGACGATGACGACGATGATCACGATCATGAACATCACCATCATGAGCACGGCGAAGGCTGCACCTGCGGCTGCCACGACCATGACCATCATCATCACCATCACCACCACGGCGAAGGCCATGACGCGGACGAAGTGTTCGGCAACATCGGCCTGGAGACCGCGCAGCGGTATGAGCAGGAGGAAATCCGTTCCATCCTGGAGAAGCTTTCCGACGAAGAGGAATACGGCAAGGTGCTGCGTGCCAAGGGTATCCTGCAGAACGCGGCAGGCAGCTGGTTCCAGTTTGACTATGTGCCCGGCGAAATCGATATGCGCGACGGCAGCGCGGACTACACCGGCCGCCTGTGCGTGATCGGCGCCGACCTGAACGAAAAAGCGCTGACGGAGTTGTTTCATTTATGA
- a CDS encoding DUF1073 domain-containing protein: protein MNCELKNRRVRGADGYANAAAFLGEDSTLLSSGTFLRSGLTSDPELLTAMYRESWLTKRIIDTPSEDMTRAWYRLSSSVDPEEIHVLRRLEARHSVKQELTNALRWARLYGGSLALMVIRGEEGRLDQPLEQEMLLPDCFQGLLVLDRAQGIEPSAELVSDLDDPDFGLPEYYTVNLDTENYRMVRLHHSRVLRFIGRELPRGETIRENFWGASEMEHIRDELLKRSAASANIAQLIFQANITTLKMSDFGELLGAGTEEQRKSVEYAMGMENRFRTSFGIQLLSRDDSLENHPYSFTGLSEIYEQFMMDMAGAAEIPATRLFGRSPQGMNATGESDLRNYYDMIASLQERQLRPALEKLLPVMAVSCWGYVPESLEIVFEPVMTSSPAERAELVQKLSGDVIEGYKCGLFTREQAVMELKTRGEELGVYTKV, encoded by the coding sequence ATGAATTGTGAATTGAAAAATCGCCGTGTTCGCGGCGCAGACGGTTATGCCAACGCGGCGGCGTTTCTGGGAGAGGATTCGACGCTGCTTTCGTCCGGGACGTTTCTCCGATCCGGACTGACATCGGATCCGGAACTTTTGACGGCCATGTACCGGGAATCCTGGCTGACGAAGCGGATTATTGATACGCCGTCGGAAGATATGACCCGCGCCTGGTACCGGCTTTCCTCCTCCGTGGATCCGGAAGAGATCCACGTCCTGCGCAGGCTGGAAGCCCGGCACAGCGTGAAGCAGGAGCTGACCAATGCCCTGCGCTGGGCCCGGCTGTATGGCGGATCGCTGGCCCTGATGGTGATCCGGGGAGAGGAAGGAAGGCTGGATCAGCCGCTGGAGCAGGAGATGCTGCTGCCGGACTGCTTTCAGGGCCTGCTGGTGCTGGACCGGGCACAGGGAATCGAGCCCTCGGCGGAACTGGTTTCGGACCTGGATGATCCGGATTTCGGCCTGCCGGAATACTATACCGTGAACCTGGACACGGAAAACTATCGTATGGTGCGGCTGCATCACTCCCGGGTGCTGCGCTTTATCGGCAGGGAACTGCCGAGGGGAGAAACCATCCGGGAGAACTTCTGGGGTGCCAGTGAAATGGAGCATATCCGGGATGAACTGCTCAAGCGCAGCGCGGCTTCCGCCAACATCGCCCAGCTGATCTTCCAGGCGAATATCACCACGCTGAAGATGTCTGACTTCGGCGAACTCCTGGGTGCCGGAACAGAGGAACAGCGAAAGAGTGTGGAATACGCCATGGGGATGGAAAACCGGTTCCGGACTTCCTTCGGCATCCAGCTGCTTTCCCGGGATGATTCCCTGGAGAATCATCCCTATTCCTTTACGGGATTGAGTGAGATCTATGAGCAGTTCATGATGGACATGGCCGGTGCGGCAGAAATCCCGGCGACCAGACTGTTCGGCCGTTCGCCCCAGGGGATGAACGCCACCGGAGAATCAGACCTGCGGAACTATTACGACATGATCGCTTCCCTGCAGGAGAGGCAGCTGCGCCCGGCCCTGGAAAAGCTGCTGCCAGTGATGGCAGTCTCCTGCTGGGGTTATGTTCCGGAAAGCCTGGAGATTGTCTTCGAGCCTGTGATGACAAGCAGCCCCGCCGAAAGGGCGGAGCTGGTGCAGAAACTGTCCGGGGATGTGATTGAGGGATATAAATGCGGCCTGTTCACAAGGGAACAGGCCGTCATGGAACTCAAGACGCGGGGAGAAGAACTGGGGGTATATACCAAGGTGTAG